From Catharus ustulatus isolate bCatUst1 chromosome 17, bCatUst1.pri.v2, whole genome shotgun sequence, the proteins below share one genomic window:
- the MAPRE1 gene encoding microtubule-associated protein RP/EB family member 1, with product MAVNVYSTSVTSDNLSRHDMLAWINESLQLTLTKIEQLCSGAAYCQFMDMLFPGSVALKKVKFQAKLEHEYIQNFKVLQAGFKRMGVDKIIPVDKLVKGKFQDNFEFVQWFKKFFDANYDGKEYDPVAARQGQDTIAPNLVTPVVNKARKSLGTGSAAPQRPIVAQRTPAGPKAGPGMGKKGGGDDESAGLIEQINALKMTVEDLEKERDFYFGKLRNIELICQENEGENDPVLQRIVEILYATDEGFVIPDEGAPQEEQEEY from the exons ATGGCAGTGAATGTGTATTCTACTTCAGTGACCAGCGATAACTTGAGCCGACATGACATGCTGGCGTGGATCAATGAGTCTCTGCAGCTGACGCTGACCAAGATTGAACAGCTGTGCTCAG GTGCTGCATACTGTCAGTTCATGGACATGCTCTTCCCAGGTTCTGTAGCACTCAAGAAAGTGAAATTTCAAGCAAAATTGGAACATGAATACATTCAAAACTTCAAAGTTCTACAAGCAGGTTTTAAACGAATGGGTGTTGATAAA ATAATTCCTGTGGACAAATTagtgaaaggaaaatttcaggACAACTTTGAATTTGTTCAGTGGTTCAAAAAATTTTTTGATGCAAACTATGACGGGAAAGAATATGATCCTGTTGCTGCTCGACAAGGCCAAGACACAATAGCACCAAACCTTGTTACTCCAGTTGTGAACAAAGCCAGGAAATCTCTTGGTACTGGCAGTGCAG CACCGCAGAGGCCCATTGTTGCACAGAGGACCCCAGCAGGTCCCAAAGCTGGGCCTGGGATGGGCAAAAAGGGTGGAGGAGACGATGAATCGGCAGGATTGATCGAGCAG ATTAACGCATTGAAAATGACTGTTGAAGAtctggagaaggagagagacTTCTACTTTGGCAAATTGAGGAACATTGAATTGATCTGCCAGGAGAACGAAGGGGAGAACGATCCAGTGTTGCAGAGGATTGTGGAAATTCTTTATGCCACAGAT GAAGGCTTTGTGATACCTGACGAAGGAGCGCCACAGGAGGAACAAGAAGAGTATTAA